In the genome of Campylobacter concisus, the window TTTTCAGAGCTTACGACCACGTCACGTAAAATTCTACCAGTCTCTTTTTGTACTATGTAAATTTTGCCATCTAATGCTGGATAAACGATAAGTGAGCTCATAAAAAATGGTGCTACGACCCTTGAATCAACCGCTGCTATATTAGACGAGCTATATTCCATTATTGTTGTTGTGGTATTTATGTCTATTAGATAGATGTGGTTTGCCGCGCTGATAGCTGCTAATAGGTTTTGATCAAGAGAGGCAGCAACGATTGCTGTTGGAAATTTATTGCTATAAACGCTGCGTCCACTAGGATCTGTCACATTTAGATCGCCATTTATACTAGCTGAGATGATAAAGCCGTTGTTTTCATTTAAGAAATTAAAATTTTCAGGCAACTTGATGTTTGTATTTAGACCATTTTTGGTGATAATATTGCCGTTATCAAGAGTGGCACCATTTGCATTTGTTGATTTTATATAAGATGGCATATCTTTTGACAAAGAAATTTTGCCAGAGGTTTGAGCTGGCTCAAAATATTGTCTTTTTGTGCCACATCCGCTTAAAATTAAAGCCAAGGCAAAAGCCAAGAAAAGAGTAATTTTTTTCATTATTTTATTCCCTGATAGTGTTTTAAATTTTTAACTAAAGTTTGAAGTTGAGAGTCGAGTGAAATTTTATTAAACTCATCATTTGCTTCTTTGATTTTGTTTTGTTTTAAAAGCTCAAAACCTTTTAAAAGTGTGCTATATTCGCTTAAAATCTGAGTATTTGCATTACCATTTTGTGAAAGAATGATATCTTTTACTATGGGATTTACTTTTAAATTTGCAAGCTCGCTAATGCCATCTGTCTCATTTTTATCAAGCTTTTGCTGAAGTGAAAAAAGTGCATATAAATTTGGTTCTTTTTCTTTTAAAATATTTAAGGCATTTGCATCGTTTGGATTTAAAATGAGCTTTGAGTAAGCCAAATTTGCATCTTCAATTCTATTATCATTTATTATTTTGTTCGAATAAAACACAATAATTGCAATGACAGCAACAATAATGGCAATTATCATAAATTTTTTATACTTTCTAAAGAAACGCTCACCTTTGATCATGCTTTCTAAAAACTGTTCTTGAGCACCAATCTCTTGTTTTATCTGTGTTAGATCTTCTTTTATAGCCAACGCTTTTCCTTTATTTTTAAAAAATTTTAATTCGCAGATTTTAACATAATTAAATTAAAACTATCCCAAAATTAAAGCTTGAATGTGATATAATGGCTCAAAATTAATTAATAAGGTTACTTATATAATGCAAATAGATGATACACTTTTAAATAAATTAGAAAAACTTTCTGCCTTACAAATCAGTGATGAAAAAAGAGAAGAAGTAAAAAAACAACTAAGCGAGATTGTATCTTTTGTTGATATTTTAAATGAACTTGATCTAAGTAGCGATGAAGCTGTAGTTAGCTCTATAAAAGGCGGCACACCTTTAAGAGAAGATGAGTCAAGGCCAAGTGATGTGATTGATACGATCTTAAAGTACGCTCCTTCACGTGAAGGACATTTTTTTGCTGTACCAAAAATAATAGAATAATGGTAAAAATATGGATCTAATCGAACAGCTTCAGGCAAAGAATTTAAGTGTAAAAATACCAGAAGATAATAACCTTAATAATCTTACTGGCGATATAAAAACACTTTTAAAAACTGTTGTGAGTGATAAGGCAAGCGATCTTCACCTTGTTTCAAGATCTGAGCCTCAAATAAGAGTAGATGGTGCTTTAAAACCCATTGATTTTGGCATATTAAGTGGCAAGGATATAGAGAATTTATGTTTTGCTTTGATTACTGATGAACAAAAAAGTGAGCTTGAGAACAATAAAGAGCTTGACTTTGCGATCGAGCTTCCAGATATAGGCCGTTTTCGTGGCAACTATTACTATACCATGAATGGCGATTTAGCTGCTGCTTTTCGTATAATCCCAATCAATATCCCATCTCTTGATGAGCTAAATGCCCCACAAATTTTTAAGCATATTATTAAGCGCGAAAAAGGCCTTATTTTGGTTACTGGACCGACAGGAAGTGGTAAATCAACAACTCTCGCAGCCATGCTTAATGAGATAAATTTAAATTATAGAAAGCATATTATTACAATTGAGGATCCAGTCGAGTTTGTGCATAACAATAAAAAAGCTCTATTTTCTCATAGAAATATCGGCACTGACGCAACTTCTTACTCAAGGGCTCTAAAATCTGCGGTTCGTGAAGATCCAGATATCATACTTGTGGGCGAGATGAGAGATAGAGAAACGATTTCAACGGCTATTACGGCGGCTGAGACCGGACACTTAGTATTTGGTACGCTTCACACAAATTCAGCCATTCAAACTATAAATAGGATCGTTGATAGTTTCGATGGGAGCGAGCAATTACAAGTAAGAAATATGCTTAGTGTTTCGCTAACTGCTGTCGTTTCACAAAGCCTGATCCCAAAGATAGGCGGTGGAAGGTGCGCTGTGCATGAAATTTTAATAAACAATATGGCTATCTCAAACTTGATACGTGAAAATAAAATACATCAAATTTACTCTCAGATGCAGCTAAATCAACAACAAACTGGCATGAGTACGCAAACTCAGGCTTTGATGAAAGTACTAAAAGAGGGTAAGATTACAAAAGAAAATGCGCTAGCTTATTCAACTAGCCAGCAAGAACTTCAAAATTTAATAGGAACTATATAATGGATTTAGTAACGTGGTTTGATATTATTATTATTGCTCTTGTCTTGATGCTTGGTATAAAAGGCATATTAAATGGACTTATCAAAGAAGCTTTCGGACTTATTGGACTTATCGGAGGCTTAATTATAGCTAGTAGATTTTCAGATCTATCTGGTGAGTTTATAACTAAAAATATATATAAATTTGAAAATCCTTCATTTTTACAGTTTGTCGCATTCATCTCTCTTTGGCTAGTTTTTTGGATAGTTTGCTTGCTAGTTGGTAAATTTTTATCAAAAATAGTTTCAGTAAGCGGACTTGGTTTTTTGGATAGACTTGGTGGATTTGTTATGGGAAGTGGAAAAATTTTCTTAACATTTTCGGCAGTAGTTGCTGTAATATCTGGTACTTCGCTAAATAATATAATTGCTCCTTATTTTGCGAACAGTAAAGTTTATCCGGTTTTGATAGAAACTGGCAAATGGATAACAAACCTTGATGTGAAAAATATCAAAAGTGAGTTAGATGAGATGGTGGCAAGACCAATGGATACAAATAAAACTGACGCATTTATCTCAATGGATGCAAATGCTAGTGTAAATACCGACTCTAATATCACAAAAGGGGAATAAAATGATAGAAAATTTAGAATATGATGCGTTGCTTGAGAAATTCAAAAGAGTGCTTCGCGACAATGGTTTAAAATACACGAAACAGCGTGAAATTTTACTAAAAACGCTATACAACAATGGTGAACACTTTACTCCAGAAAGACTTTATCTTTTTATAAAAGAAACGCACCCTGAGCTAAATATTGGCATCGCAACTGTTTATAGAACACTAAATCTACTTGAAGAATCAGAGATGGTGACATCAATCAGCTTTGGTTCACAAGGTAAAAAATTTGAGCTTGCTACAAAGCCACATCACGATCATATGATATGCAGAAAGTGCGGTCTTATCATAGAATTTGAAGATCCAATGATAGAAAAAAGACAAATCAGTATCGCAAAAGATCATGGCTTTAAACTAACTGGTCATATGATGCAGCTTTATGGAATTTGTGAAAAATGCTCAAAAAATAATATAAAGGGAAAGTAAGGTGATATTTGACAACCAACATGAGATTCAACGACTACAAAGCATAGACGAGCTAAGAAATTTAGGTATTAATCCATATCCGCATTTTCTTAGAAGAGATATGAATATCTCTAAATTTAGACTAAAATTTAACTACATTAATGATACGGAAGAGAAAAAGGCCGAAGGTCAGCTAGTGGGTCTTGCGGGCAGAATAAAACTCATTCGTGATGCTGGAAAAGCCGTCTTTGCAAATATCGAAGATGAAGATGGAAATTTACAAATTTACTTTAGTAATAAAACGCTTGATCCAGAGTGGTTTAAAATCGTTAAAAAATACGTAGAGATAGGCGATATCGTCTATGTTAGAGGTTATGCATTTATAACGAGAACTGGCGAATTTTCCATGCATGTAAGCGAGCTTAGCCTTGCTTCAAAGTCGATAAGTCCACTTCCTGAGAAGTATCACGGCTTAGTTGATGTTGAGACAAGATATCGCCAAAGATATCTCGACATGATAATGAACCCTGAAGTTAGAGCTGATTTTAAAAGACGCTCAGTGATTATTAGTACGATTAGAAGATTTTTTGAAGAAAAAGGCTTTTTAGAAGTTGAAACACCGATGCTGCACCCAATAGCAGGCGGTGCAAACGCCAAGCCATTTATCACTTTTCACAATGCCCTTGGAGTCGAGAGATACCTAAGGATCGCACCTGAGTTATACCTCAAACGCCTTATAGTAGGTGGCTTTGAGGCTGTTTATGAGATGAATAGAAATTTTAGAAACGAAGGTATGGATCTTACTCACAACCCTGAGTTTACAAGCATAGAGTTTTACTGGGCATACCATAACTATCACGATTTAATGGGCATTACAGAGGATCTTTTTAATGTCATTTTAGACAAGCTAGATATGGAAAAAGTTGTAAATTTTGATGGCATGGAGATTGATTTTAGTAAGCCATTTAAGCGAATAAGCTACAAAAAAGCTCTCGTTGAGATCGGTGGACTAGATGAGAATATCATAAACGACAAAGATAAAATTTTAGCAAAACTAAGAGCTGATGGCCTTGAAGCAAATGAGAAGCTTGATCTTGGTCACTTGCAGGCTGAGCTATTTGATAACTATGTAGAGAGCAAGCTTATACACCCAACATTTGTTATTGATTATCCGATTTCGATCAGTCCACTTTCAAGAAGAAGTGACGCAAACCCTGATGTGGCTGAGAGATTTGAGCTATTTATCGCTGGTCGTGAGCTAGCAAATGGCTTTAACGAGCTAAATGATCCAATTGATCAATACAACCGCTTTAAAGCGCAAATCGATGCTAAAAACGCAGGCGATGATGAGGCACATGAGATGGATGAGGACTATGTAAGAGCCCTAGGATACGGCATGCCACCAGTTGCAGGTGAGGGTATAGGCATCGATAGGCTCGTGATGCTTTTAACGGATAAAAAATCAATACGTGATGTTGTGCTCTTCCCAGCGATGAGACCACTTAAAAATGAGATAAAGGAGAATGAAAAATGAGTTTGCAAAGCTATGATAAGGACATTTACGATCTAGTAAATTTAGAGTTAAAACGCCAATGTGATCACCTTGAGATGATCGCTAGTGAAAATTTTACATATCCAGAAGTTATGGAAGTAATGGGCTCAATCCTAACAAACAAATATGCTGAAGGCTATCCTGGCAAAAGATATTATGGTGGCTGCGAATTTGTAGATGAGATCGAGCAAATAGCGATCGATAGATGTAAAGAGCTTTTTGGATGTGAATTTGCAAACGTTCAACCAAACTCGGGCTCTCAGGCGAATCAAGGTGTTTACGGCGCTTTACTTAACCCAGGCGATAAAATTTTAGGAATGGATCTAAGCCATGGTGGACACTTGACACACGGCGCGAAGGTAAGCAGCTCCGGCAAGATGTATGAGAGCTTTTTCTATGGCGTCGAGCTTGATGGCCGTATAAACTACGATAGGGTCATGGATATTGCAAAGATAGTAAAACCAAAAATGATCGTTTGTGGCGCAAGCGCATACACAAGAGAAATTGAGTTTAAAAAATTCCGTGAGATAGCTGACGCTATCGGGGCGATACTTTTTGCAGACGTTGCTCATATCGCTGGTCTAGTTGTTGCTGGTGAGCATCAAAATCCTTTTCCATACTGCGATGTCGTAAGCTCAACTACGCATAAAACATTAAGAGGCCCAAGAGGCGGCATAATAATGACAAATAACGAAGAGTATGCTAAGAAGATAAATGCCTCTATTTTTCCAGGCATCCAGGGCGGACCACTTGTTCATGTTATCGCAGCAAAAGCAGTTGGCTTTAAGCATAACCTTAGCCCTGAGTGGAAAATTTACGCTAAACAAGTAAAAGCAAACGCTAAAAAATTAGGCGAAGTACTAATAAAAAGAGGCTTTGATCTAGTGAGCGGCGGTACCGATAACCACCTAATATTAATGAGCTTTTTAAATAGAGATTTTAGCGGTAAAGACGCTGATATCGCTCTTGGAAATGCAGGCATAACAGTAAATAAAAATACGGTTCCAGGCGAGACAAGAAGCCCATTTATCACAAGTGGTATACGTGTTGGTAGTCCTGCGCTTACGGCTCGTGGCATGAAAGAGGCTGAGTTTGAGCTAATAGCAAACAAAATAGCTGACGTGCTAAGCGACATAAACAACACATCTTTGCAAGAGAAGACAAAAGCTGAGCTAGTTGAACTTGCTCATAAATTTATAATCTATGATAAAGCGACATTTTGATGCAAAGTATTGATACGGCACTTATAAAGATTATTACAACTCACTACTATATCAAGCGTGATACGATCGTTAATAAAATAGAATACAGAGGTAAAATTTTCTTTGATAAATTTGAAAAGATAAATGAGCCACTGACCTATAATATTATGAAAGAGCATGAAGAGGGCAAAGCTGTTATCGCACACTCTTTAATAAATGCAAATGATAAAGTTGAAAATATAGTCTTTGACTATAACGGCAGAACCCCAGATAGATTTTGGCATAAAGCACAGCTTCTTCTAAGAGAAGAGGGCTTTATAAATTTTACAGCCTACGAGAGTAAGACGCCAGGACATCTGCATCTTTATGTGCATAAAGGTCACACTACGCTAAATGAGGCTTGTCAGCTAGCAAATGTGCTCAATGCAAAGCTTTCACAGAAGTTGCCTAAAGAGTGGAGAATGTTTCCAAATATCGATATGCCAAAAGAATTTAATATACTAACATTGCCTTATAAGCTCTATCAAAAAGAGCGTGGGGCAAGTTGGTCAAAATATATGTAATTAAGGATAAAAAGTGGAAAATGATGAGTTAAAAGATATTCTTTTAGAAAGAGACGATGACGCAAGAGGATTGAAACTAAAAAAACTTCTGATATTTATAGCAGCTCTTATTATACTTTTTTTGATTATTGTAGTTGCTATGAAGCTAGTAAATTCAAGCGATCCTTCACAAGCGCAAAATGAAGCTGATTCAAGACTAGTGCTTCCTCCAGTACCAGCCGAGCAGCCAGTAGATAGACAAGCTCCGATAGCTGATACAAATTCAGACAATAAAAAAGGCGATACACAGCTCTTTGAGCAAGTGCCTATCGTACCTGAAAATAAACAGCAAGATGAATTTGAAGATATGATCAAGAAGCTAAAAGATAAAGAAAACAATAAGCCTGTTTCTAAAACTGAAGAGCCAAAAGAGATAGTTAAGCCTATCGAAAAGCCTGCTGAAATACCAGCAAAAAAAGCTGAGACAAAGGTAGATACTTCAGTTAAAAAAGTTGAAAAAGTAGCAGCTACTGATAAAAAGAGTGAGGCAAAACCAGCTAAGACTGAAAATAAAGTAGATAAAAAGATTGAAAAAAAGGCTGAAAACAAAATAGAAAAAACGGACAAAAAAGCTGAGGTAGCTAAAACTGAACCTGCTACAAAAGGCTCTTATGTTCAAGTATTTGTGACTAGTAAATTTAATCCAAATGCTGAATATATGAAAAAGATCGCTGCTAAGGGATATAGCTACAAGACTATAAAAGTTGGTGAACTGACTAAAATTTTAGTTGGTCCATTTGATGAAAAAACGCTTCAAAAAGCAGTAGGCGATATTAGAAAAGATATCAATAAAGACGCTTTTATCTTTAGAGCAAAATGAAAACATTCGCAGTCTTTGGAGATCCAATAGCTCACTCGGTATCTCCGAGGCTGCACAATAAAGCCATTGCAGACCTGGGCTTAAAAGCACTTTACACAAGAGTCTTGCTAAAAGATGGCAGCGAATTAATCAATAAATTTAAATCCTTAAAATTAAACGGTGCAAACGTAACACTTCCACATAAAGAGTGGGCTTTAAATTTAGCCGATGAAGCTTCAGATATAGCACGTAAAATAGGCTCTGCAAATACGCTTGTGCTTAAAAATGACAAAATTTATGCATACAATACAGATGCGCCTGGATTTTTAAAAGCAATAAAAAATTTTAAAGATGTAAAAAAAGCTATTGTTCTTGGAGCTGGCGGTACTGCAAATGCCATAACTTATGCATTAAGAGAACAAGGCGTTGATGTTTGCATACTAAATAGAAGCAAAGATAGGCTTGAAAAATTTAAAGATGAGTACAAATGCTTTAGTTGGGATAACTACGAAGAGCAAAAATTTGATCTAGTCATTAACTCGACTTCTGCTGGTTTAAAGGATGATTTTCTACCAGTACCTAAAGAAATTTTAAAAAGCATTTTTAAGGATGCTAAATTCGCATTTGATGTGATTTATGGCAAACAGACACCATTTTTAGAAATGGCCAAGCAAAGTAGCCTTGGTGTAAAAGATGGCGCCGATATGCTTTTATATCAAGCGGTCTTAGCACTAAATTTATTTTTTAACAATACACTCGATGAGTCAAAGATAGAGCGCTCAATGAGAGAAATTTTCTATCTATAATAGCCGCCAGTATTTATTTTTGTAAAAATTTATGGCTTGTATAAAAACGTTTTGATTAAAATTTTTATTGAAAGTAATTGGAGCAAATATAAAAAGCAGGGAAGATCCCTGCTAAATTTTACTATTCGTTTGTTTTGATATAAGCGTAGTCTGAAATTTTAGTCCATTCTCTTGCTTTTTTAAGGAAAGCTCTTTGAGACTCAACGATCTCTTTAAATAACGGATCTTTAGCACTCTCTTCATCAAGAAGCTCATTTGTGGCTTTTTTAAGAGCTGCGATTACTTCTGGTGGGAAAGATTTTACTTGGATGTCTGGATACTCGCTTTTCATTTTATCCCAGTACTCGACATTTGAATAAAATACTTTTGTATTCGCATCTCTTGCTACTTCGGCTGCAGCTGCTTCAAATATCGCTTTTAGGTCATCTGGAAGCTTCTCGTATGATTTTTTATTAAAGAAAAATTGAGTTTCACCGTTTGGCTCTTGCCAGCCTGTGTAGTAGTATTTTGCCACTTTGTGAAAGCCAAGTGCCATATCATAAGCTGGGCTAACCCATTCGACTGAGTCAATCGTTCCCATCTCAAGAGCCATGTAAAGCTCACCAGTTGGGATAGTGTTAATGTTAGCGCCAAGTTTAGCGTAAATTTCACCACCAAAGCCCGGAATTCTTATCTTTAAGCCTTTGATATCATCAACTGACTTGATCTCTTTTTTAAACCAGCCACCCATTTGCATGCCGGTATTTCCAGCTCTAAAAATTTTGATATTGTATGGATCGTAAACTTTTGCCTCAAGCTCCTTACCACCGCCAAATTCATACCAAGCTGTTTGCTCATCAGTATTCATCATAAATGGAGTTGCTGTAAAAAATATAGTTTTAGCATCTTTGCCTTTATAATAATAGCTACTTGTGTAGGTAATGTCGTATTGACCGCTTTTAGCAAAATCAAGCATCGCAAAAGGCGATTTATGCTTTGATGGATAATCAATCCTTAGCTCAAGTCTGCCATTACTCATCTTTTCAACTTTATCCTTTAGCTCTTTTGGCACATCACCAAGCACTGGCATAGTGCTCTCCCATGAGCTAGCAAGCTTTAGCTTATAAACTTTATCATCTCCCATAGCAACGCAAGCAACAGCTGCTAAACCAAGAGATGCTAATAAAAATTTATTCATATCTTCTCCTTTGAAATTTTGACTATTATACAAAAAATTACATTATTAAAATGTGTTATAATCGCAAAAATCAAATTTATGGGGCATAAAATGATAAAAAAGACGAAAATCGTAGCTACTTTGGGGCCAGCAAGTGATAATGAAGAGACAATGGAAGCGATGGTAAAAGCAGGTGTTAATGTCTTTCGTTTAAATTTTAGCCATGGGACACACGAATACCATAAATCAAACATTGACAAGATAAGAAATATTGAAAAAAAGCTAAATAAAAGAATAGGCATCTTGCAAGATATCTGCGGTCCAAAGATCAGAGTTGGCAAGCTTAGTGAGCCATTTTATCTAAAGGCTGGCGACGAACTAAGCATATACGCAGAGGATATTGTTGGTGAAAAAGTAGAAAAAGGAATTTATAAAGTAAGTCTAAATCAGCCTCAAATTTTACCAATGCTAAAGGTTGGCGAGTATGTCTATCTCTATGACGGTTCTATAAGAGCAAAGGTTATAAGCGAAGGTAAAGAAATAGTAAAAACTATCATTGAAAATGATGGAATTTTAAACTCAAATAAAGGCGTAAATTTCCCAAATACAG includes:
- a CDS encoding L-seryl-tRNA selenium transferase; this encodes MKKITLFLAFALALILSGCGTKRQYFEPAQTSGKISLSKDMPSYIKSTNANGATLDNGNIITKNGLNTNIKLPENFNFLNENNGFIISASINGDLNVTDPSGRSVYSNKFPTAIVAASLDQNLLAAISAANHIYLIDINTTTTIMEYSSSNIAAVDSRVVAPFFMSSLIVYPALDGKIYIVQKETGRILRDVVVSSENFFNNIIFLGVEGDNLIAATAKKLIVINPSQTVYYDGEIKDVLVNNDEIYIFKKDGTIVRTNLMLKEQNKVNFKFAIFSAATIINNKLYIIEKTGYVIKTNLDLSGAEIYEFSDEIKDKSFMGNGAFYYDNELVNLGQ
- a CDS encoding asparaginyl/glutamyl-tRNA amidotransferase subunit C, which produces MQIDDTLLNKLEKLSALQISDEKREEVKKQLSEIVSFVDILNELDLSSDEAVVSSIKGGTPLREDESRPSDVIDTILKYAPSREGHFFAVPKIIE
- a CDS encoding type IV pili twitching motility protein PilT — protein: MPEDNNLNNLTGDIKTLLKTVVSDKASDLHLVSRSEPQIRVDGALKPIDFGILSGKDIENLCFALITDEQKSELENNKELDFAIELPDIGRFRGNYYYTMNGDLAAAFRIIPINIPSLDELNAPQIFKHIIKREKGLILVTGPTGSGKSTTLAAMLNEINLNYRKHIITIEDPVEFVHNNKKALFSHRNIGTDATSYSRALKSAVREDPDIILVGEMRDRETISTAITAAETGHLVFGTLHTNSAIQTINRIVDSFDGSEQLQVRNMLSVSLTAVVSQSLIPKIGGGRCAVHEILINNMAISNLIRENKIHQIYSQMQLNQQQTGMSTQTQALMKVLKEGKITKENALAYSTSQQELQNLIGTI
- a CDS encoding colicin V synthesis protein, with protein sequence MDLVTWFDIIIIALVLMLGIKGILNGLIKEAFGLIGLIGGLIIASRFSDLSGEFITKNIYKFENPSFLQFVAFISLWLVFWIVCLLVGKFLSKIVSVSGLGFLDRLGGFVMGSGKIFLTFSAVVAVISGTSLNNIIAPYFANSKVYPVLIETGKWITNLDVKNIKSELDEMVARPMDTNKTDAFISMDANASVNTDSNITKGE
- a CDS encoding transcriptional repressor, giving the protein MIENLEYDALLEKFKRVLRDNGLKYTKQREILLKTLYNNGEHFTPERLYLFIKETHPELNIGIATVYRTLNLLEESEMVTSISFGSQGKKFELATKPHHDHMICRKCGLIIEFEDPMIEKRQISIAKDHGFKLTGHMMQLYGICEKCSKNNIKGK
- a CDS encoding lysine--tRNA ligase, which gives rise to MIFDNQHEIQRLQSIDELRNLGINPYPHFLRRDMNISKFRLKFNYINDTEEKKAEGQLVGLAGRIKLIRDAGKAVFANIEDEDGNLQIYFSNKTLDPEWFKIVKKYVEIGDIVYVRGYAFITRTGEFSMHVSELSLASKSISPLPEKYHGLVDVETRYRQRYLDMIMNPEVRADFKRRSVIISTIRRFFEEKGFLEVETPMLHPIAGGANAKPFITFHNALGVERYLRIAPELYLKRLIVGGFEAVYEMNRNFRNEGMDLTHNPEFTSIEFYWAYHNYHDLMGITEDLFNVILDKLDMEKVVNFDGMEIDFSKPFKRISYKKALVEIGGLDENIINDKDKILAKLRADGLEANEKLDLGHLQAELFDNYVESKLIHPTFVIDYPISISPLSRRSDANPDVAERFELFIAGRELANGFNELNDPIDQYNRFKAQIDAKNAGDDEAHEMDEDYVRALGYGMPPVAGEGIGIDRLVMLLTDKKSIRDVVLFPAMRPLKNEIKENEK
- the glyA gene encoding serine hydroxymethyltransferase (catalyzes the reaction of glycine with 5,10-methylenetetrahydrofolate to form L-serine and tetrahydrofolate), giving the protein MSLQSYDKDIYDLVNLELKRQCDHLEMIASENFTYPEVMEVMGSILTNKYAEGYPGKRYYGGCEFVDEIEQIAIDRCKELFGCEFANVQPNSGSQANQGVYGALLNPGDKILGMDLSHGGHLTHGAKVSSSGKMYESFFYGVELDGRINYDRVMDIAKIVKPKMIVCGASAYTREIEFKKFREIADAIGAILFADVAHIAGLVVAGEHQNPFPYCDVVSSTTHKTLRGPRGGIIMTNNEEYAKKINASIFPGIQGGPLVHVIAAKAVGFKHNLSPEWKIYAKQVKANAKKLGEVLIKRGFDLVSGGTDNHLILMSFLNRDFSGKDADIALGNAGITVNKNTVPGETRSPFITSGIRVGSPALTARGMKEAEFELIANKIADVLSDINNTSLQEKTKAELVELAHKFIIYDKATF
- a CDS encoding ABC transporter codes for the protein MQSIDTALIKIITTHYYIKRDTIVNKIEYRGKIFFDKFEKINEPLTYNIMKEHEEGKAVIAHSLINANDKVENIVFDYNGRTPDRFWHKAQLLLREEGFINFTAYESKTPGHLHLYVHKGHTTLNEACQLANVLNAKLSQKLPKEWRMFPNIDMPKEFNILTLPYKLYQKERGASWSKYM
- a CDS encoding ABC transporter ATP-binding protein; this encodes MENDELKDILLERDDDARGLKLKKLLIFIAALIILFLIIVVAMKLVNSSDPSQAQNEADSRLVLPPVPAEQPVDRQAPIADTNSDNKKGDTQLFEQVPIVPENKQQDEFEDMIKKLKDKENNKPVSKTEEPKEIVKPIEKPAEIPAKKAETKVDTSVKKVEKVAATDKKSEAKPAKTENKVDKKIEKKAENKIEKTDKKAEVAKTEPATKGSYVQVFVTSKFNPNAEYMKKIAAKGYSYKTIKVGELTKILVGPFDEKTLQKAVGDIRKDINKDAFIFRAK
- a CDS encoding shikimate dehydrogenase, with product MKTFAVFGDPIAHSVSPRLHNKAIADLGLKALYTRVLLKDGSELINKFKSLKLNGANVTLPHKEWALNLADEASDIARKIGSANTLVLKNDKIYAYNTDAPGFLKAIKNFKDVKKAIVLGAGGTANAITYALREQGVDVCILNRSKDRLEKFKDEYKCFSWDNYEEQKFDLVINSTSAGLKDDFLPVPKEILKSIFKDAKFAFDVIYGKQTPFLEMAKQSSLGVKDGADMLLYQAVLALNLFFNNTLDESKIERSMREIFYL
- a CDS encoding ABC transporter substrate-binding protein codes for the protein MNKFLLASLGLAAVACVAMGDDKVYKLKLASSWESTMPVLGDVPKELKDKVEKMSNGRLELRIDYPSKHKSPFAMLDFAKSGQYDITYTSSYYYKGKDAKTIFFTATPFMMNTDEQTAWYEFGGGKELEAKVYDPYNIKIFRAGNTGMQMGGWFKKEIKSVDDIKGLKIRIPGFGGEIYAKLGANINTIPTGELYMALEMGTIDSVEWVSPAYDMALGFHKVAKYYYTGWQEPNGETQFFFNKKSYEKLPDDLKAIFEAAAAEVARDANTKVFYSNVEYWDKMKSEYPDIQVKSFPPEVIAALKKATNELLDEESAKDPLFKEIVESQRAFLKKAREWTKISDYAYIKTNE